Proteins from one Argopecten irradians isolate NY chromosome 15, Ai_NY, whole genome shotgun sequence genomic window:
- the LOC138308425 gene encoding mucin-22-like encodes MGPSRKRPVPSSTDRVSGRRKTARTTPVSNTTTATAVGGTSITSDAGLDLNSSGDAINNITVPSASLDVAALTHSITNNVLAAVMAGLKAQGLSLGSSHTSRQENTPTVVPEQQGNSAGSTGPVHVQPVISTAPSAALGAPSETDTSARAATSTPIAGGSASMNIPNEPLALPLSGTNLSQARTRGTEGTNDCTAGIPASQLLPHFERLLNASLAPSSKSTYKKAWGYLVILHINTNFNLLLSVYHLITWHCLLLICMS; translated from the exons ATGGGACCTTCCAGGAAAAGACCTGTTCCTTCTTCCACAGACCGAGTGTCCGGCAGGAGAAAGACAGCCAGGACAACTCCAGTCAGCAATACAACCACTGCTACAGCAGTTGGGGGGACTTCTATTACAAGTGATGCCGGACTTGATCTTAATTCATCTGGTGATGCAATCAATAACATTACAGTACCCAGCGCTAGCTTAGATGTGGCTGCACTAACCCATTCAATCACAAACAATGTCCTCGCTGCTGTTATGGCAGGTCTAAAGGCCCAGGGTCTGTCCTTAGGCTCCAGCCATACTTCAAGACAGGAAAACACACCTACAGTGGTACCTGAGCAGCAGGGCAATTCTGCAGGATCAACGGGACCTGTACATGTCCAGCCTGTTATCTCCACAGCACCATCCGCAGCTTTGGGGGCGCCTTCAGAGACTGATACTAGTGCACGCGCTGCTACTTCAACTCCAATAGCCGGAGGATCTGCTTCCATGAACATTCCCAATGAGCCACTGGCTTTACCCTTGTCAG GTACCAACCTTTCACAGGCTCGCACCAGAGGCACAGAAGGAACCAATGACTGTACCGCAGGAATTCCTGCCAGTCAACTTCTTCCACACTTTGAAAGACTTCTAAATGCGTCTTTAGCTCCCTCTAGTAAAAGCACCTACAAGAAGGCATGGGGGTATTTAGtgattttgcatatcaataccAATTTCAACCTTTTACTCAGTGTATATCACCTCATCACATGGCATTGTTTGTTGCTCATTTGCATGAGCTAG